From the Natronogracilivirga saccharolytica genome, one window contains:
- a CDS encoding T9SS type A sorting domain-containing protein — translation MIRFTVQFIILLLFVPSFAASQETVNDTTDHPLDGFEDYLRTDELVVFWLEDVYDPNTATTERKLFSQIVYGDKTPDMDQFLFQEHETLPERRVHQYDTEGFEPRFSFDDFHRSHVDVVTGDFNGDDYETFVGGYAGDGAIHFVINDLDPERLEGDNVDNFDMDISEYSIQTAADDFIGGLFRMYAEDLTRNGRDEIILAYRNDSDYIIEIFTVTDDLELSQIADYNMGPFPDDYSAFDIAAGKMTLSNTREIIFSYAADGSSFSNVIIETKIFYTEPNGDQLTLIPGETRQLYDGFTVTSDINISTVMGDFTGNVVQETAVGFNMQKETQGAQEEDNLFVRILDLADESLEVWPGFDFMVSMINELSAFSMASGDIDGTGQDEIVVMNDGRALILKAPERPEITDDIEENDEDENGNDIQREVAIFVDQSLDFSVPQQTASYSSRYVTVSDVNQRRDLIRTGDSGFTTEIIALASGNPEWLSQGDSYNFWIEAFGIDEPGQDQLSSLFDDQFEELTKESDEKGRSYAIAGGDFTQSRIRYENPRRSQLTDINQPWIILKAPPTHFDKIGETIYDVNNCFGDDCGFRATFTSVETEERSVSTSVESDWTVDASVEGAMNVISFGMSAKYGERFGHSEFKAERETFTQSRTARDTDQVYAAITTFDLWEYDVYDSGEFAGTVLAVFPTGTANTWMSSDSFFAYQYRSLSEETNLLSYPRNDHILESDDDDIDILLKGLREDDPNFSIDGGSSSTWSLEFSDFVEEEEFTESNVAIGGSLGFEPLGLSLGGSYSTSELQTNRMSVGEEIKIEVELGSISSQFPTAQYIIYPYAYWHRDGPLVIDYAVRLDKQLLGGPSSFWDERYGDKPDPAIKLPWRHLREKSELRSNGGDVEFDEDLLELTKSISVLPERINSGDTVTVDVDVHNFSLVELEQAVDVHLYLGKPESGERITFLDGDDKLQTDPLMPIRGQQTITAQFVMPETVTEPRLFAVLDPDDAIDEIHTSNNRGFIPLSTTATVVGADPDDLAENVPSEFQLHQNYPNPFNPATNIRFDLPEETRVVIDVFDVLGRRVATLTDQVMSQGTHSVTFDADNLTSGVYLYRIQAGSFTETKKMMLLK, via the coding sequence ATGATCAGATTTACGGTTCAGTTTATCATTCTGCTGCTTTTTGTGCCCTCGTTTGCCGCCTCACAGGAAACGGTAAATGACACTACCGATCATCCACTGGATGGTTTTGAAGATTATCTGCGAACAGACGAGCTGGTTGTTTTCTGGCTTGAGGACGTATATGATCCGAATACCGCAACAACCGAGAGAAAACTGTTCTCTCAGATTGTCTACGGTGACAAAACTCCGGATATGGATCAGTTTTTATTTCAGGAGCATGAGACGCTTCCCGAAAGGAGAGTTCATCAGTACGATACGGAAGGTTTTGAGCCCCGGTTTTCTTTCGATGATTTCCACCGAAGCCATGTGGATGTCGTTACCGGAGACTTCAACGGCGATGATTATGAAACCTTTGTCGGCGGTTATGCCGGTGACGGAGCCATTCATTTTGTCATAAACGACCTGGATCCTGAGCGTCTTGAAGGTGATAATGTCGACAATTTTGATATGGACATTTCTGAATACAGCATTCAGACAGCTGCTGATGATTTTATCGGAGGCTTGTTCAGGATGTATGCGGAAGATCTTACACGCAACGGCCGGGACGAAATCATTCTTGCATACAGAAATGATTCGGATTATATCATCGAAATTTTCACTGTTACCGATGATCTTGAGCTCAGTCAGATAGCCGATTACAATATGGGGCCGTTTCCGGACGATTACAGCGCCTTCGACATTGCAGCGGGTAAAATGACCTTGAGCAACACCCGTGAGATCATTTTTTCCTACGCCGCCGACGGGTCATCATTTTCCAATGTCATCATTGAGACAAAAATTTTCTACACAGAACCGAATGGTGATCAGCTCACTCTGATACCGGGCGAAACCAGACAACTTTATGATGGATTTACAGTGACTTCTGACATTAATATATCCACTGTAATGGGTGATTTTACCGGAAATGTTGTCCAGGAAACAGCAGTGGGATTCAATATGCAGAAGGAAACGCAAGGTGCTCAGGAAGAGGACAATCTTTTTGTCAGGATACTTGACCTTGCGGATGAATCACTTGAAGTCTGGCCCGGTTTTGACTTCATGGTGAGCATGATCAACGAGCTTTCTGCCTTTTCCATGGCCAGCGGTGATATCGACGGCACCGGGCAGGATGAAATTGTGGTTATGAATGACGGCCGGGCTCTGATTCTCAAAGCTCCGGAACGGCCGGAAATAACCGATGACATAGAGGAAAATGACGAGGACGAAAACGGTAATGACATCCAAAGAGAAGTTGCCATTTTTGTTGATCAATCACTGGATTTCAGCGTTCCGCAACAAACGGCCAGTTATTCATCCCGGTACGTGACCGTGTCCGATGTCAATCAAAGAAGAGATCTTATCCGCACGGGTGACAGTGGATTCACCACAGAAATAATTGCTCTGGCAAGCGGTAATCCGGAATGGCTGAGTCAGGGCGACAGCTACAATTTCTGGATCGAGGCGTTTGGGATCGATGAACCCGGGCAGGATCAGCTAAGCTCGCTGTTTGATGATCAGTTCGAAGAACTTACGAAAGAGAGTGATGAAAAAGGCCGGTCCTATGCCATTGCCGGAGGGGATTTCACGCAGTCGCGCATCCGGTATGAAAATCCCAGACGTTCGCAGCTCACGGATATAAACCAGCCATGGATCATTCTCAAGGCGCCTCCTACTCATTTCGACAAAATCGGTGAAACCATTTACGATGTTAACAACTGCTTCGGGGATGATTGCGGCTTCCGTGCAACATTCACTTCTGTGGAAACTGAGGAGCGTTCGGTATCAACGTCCGTTGAAAGCGACTGGACCGTGGATGCATCCGTAGAGGGCGCGATGAATGTCATTTCCTTTGGCATGAGTGCCAAATATGGTGAACGTTTTGGCCATTCCGAGTTCAAAGCCGAACGGGAGACCTTTACCCAAAGCCGAACTGCCAGAGATACGGATCAGGTGTATGCCGCTATTACGACCTTCGATCTTTGGGAATATGACGTATATGACAGCGGTGAATTTGCAGGCACCGTTCTGGCAGTGTTCCCGACCGGCACGGCAAACACCTGGATGTCATCCGACAGCTTCTTTGCCTACCAATACCGTTCACTGTCAGAGGAAACCAATTTGTTGTCATATCCCAGAAATGATCACATTCTGGAATCAGATGACGATGACATCGACATATTACTTAAGGGACTTCGTGAAGATGATCCCAATTTCAGCATAGACGGAGGTTCCAGTTCCACATGGTCTCTGGAATTCAGTGATTTTGTAGAAGAAGAAGAATTTACGGAGTCCAATGTAGCCATTGGCGGCTCTCTTGGTTTTGAGCCGCTGGGACTCAGCCTCGGCGGAAGCTACAGCACATCAGAACTGCAGACAAACCGGATGTCGGTTGGTGAAGAAATCAAAATCGAAGTTGAACTGGGTTCCATAAGCTCACAATTTCCTACAGCACAGTATATCATTTATCCCTACGCCTACTGGCACAGAGACGGACCACTCGTAATTGACTATGCTGTACGTCTTGACAAGCAGCTTCTTGGCGGCCCCAGCAGCTTCTGGGATGAGAGATACGGCGACAAACCCGATCCTGCAATCAAACTGCCATGGAGACACCTCAGAGAAAAATCAGAGCTGCGTTCCAATGGCGGCGATGTAGAATTCGACGAGGATCTGCTCGAGCTGACCAAATCAATAAGCGTATTGCCCGAACGCATCAATTCAGGAGATACGGTAACGGTTGATGTGGATGTACACAACTTCAGTCTTGTGGAGCTTGAACAGGCCGTGGATGTCCATCTTTATCTTGGAAAGCCCGAGAGCGGTGAGCGCATCACATTCCTGGATGGAGATGACAAGCTGCAGACCGATCCGCTGATGCCGATCCGGGGGCAGCAAACTATCACCGCTCAGTTTGTAATGCCGGAAACCGTAACAGAGCCCCGGCTTTTTGCTGTTCTTGATCCTGACGATGCCATTGATGAAATCCATACCAGTAATAACAGAGGGTTTATCCCCCTTTCGACAACGGCAACTGTCGTGGGAGCTGATCCGGATGATTTGGCCGAAAATGTACCCTCCGAATTTCAACTCCATCAGAACTATCCCAACCCGTTCAATCCGGCCACTAACATCCGGTTTGATTTACCCGAAGAGACCCGCGTGGTCATTGATGTTTTCGATGTGCTGGGCCGGCGGGTCGCAACTCTGACGGATCAAGTTATGTCACAGGGAACTCATTCCGTGACGTTTGATGCCGACAATCTGACCAGCGGCGTATACCTGTACCGCATTCAGGCCGGAAGTTTCACCGAAACAAAAAAAATGATGCTGCTGAAATGA
- a CDS encoding 3-oxoacid CoA-transferase subunit B produces MKEKTSRTPSRWDVPAMAQKVALDIPDGSYVNLGIGMPELVADYVPENREVIYHTENGLLGMGPVPEPGKEDPELINAGKKCVTAIPGACYFHHADSFTMIRGRHIDICVLGALQISEEGDLANWSTGEPGAIPAVGGAMDLVAGTKTIYVISRHNTKSGDPKIVSSCTYPLTGKAVVDRIYTDLAIIDVTADGLFVREMHPEITFDYLQQQTGARLHR; encoded by the coding sequence ATGAAAGAAAAAACAAGCCGCACACCATCCCGATGGGACGTGCCGGCCATGGCACAAAAAGTCGCGCTGGATATCCCGGACGGATCCTATGTCAATCTGGGAATAGGAATGCCGGAACTGGTCGCAGATTATGTCCCGGAGAACAGGGAAGTTATTTACCATACGGAGAACGGTTTACTGGGCATGGGTCCGGTTCCTGAACCCGGCAAAGAAGATCCGGAGCTGATCAACGCCGGGAAAAAATGCGTCACAGCCATTCCCGGTGCCTGCTATTTCCATCATGCCGACAGTTTCACCATGATCCGCGGAAGGCATATTGATATATGCGTGCTTGGTGCCCTGCAAATTTCCGAAGAAGGCGATCTTGCCAACTGGTCGACCGGCGAACCGGGTGCCATTCCGGCGGTTGGCGGTGCGATGGACCTGGTGGCCGGCACCAAAACCATCTACGTAATCAGCCGGCACAACACCAAGTCCGGCGACCCGAAAATCGTGTCATCATGCACCTATCCGCTTACAGGAAAAGCAGTGGTTGACCGGATCTACACCGATCTTGCCATCATCGATGTGACCGCTGACGGACTGTTTGTGCGGGAAATGCATCCCGAAATCACATTTGATTATCTTCAGCAGCAAACCGGTGCCAGGCTTCACCGCTGA
- a CDS encoding aspartate aminotransferase family protein: METPSSRSDKEKRSGDRIYKEACDVIAGGVSRNTVFRRPHPYYAASASGCYVTDIEGVSRIDFANNMASLIHGHAHPEINKAVTEQLQRGTAYTMATTPEIAFAQLLNKRIPSFEKIRFVNSGTEAVMTLIKAARAYTGREKIAKAEGAYHGSYDYAEVSQTSNPSNWGDPDQPNSVPVANATPQSVLDNVVVYPYNDLERTLAILDNHAGDIACVLVDPVPHRVGLFPGTQKFIAGLYDWTRENGALLAFDEVVTLRVNYGGAQADYPDKPDLTATGKIIGGGFPVGAVAGRSDVMRVLDPRESRLLFPHSGTFSANPVTMTAGYAAMSLFDEKAVERINDLAGMAVGQINEAVSVADVPVSVTGAGSMFRIHLKESSPESYREAYQPAEETALIKELLDYLYMQEQIMMINTCTCMLSTAITEDEIVRLSEAMLNGFRHIKPGLDKLHDKQAAPKHA; encoded by the coding sequence ATGGAAACCCCATCCAGCCGGTCAGACAAGGAAAAACGATCCGGAGATCGCATATACAAGGAAGCCTGCGATGTCATCGCCGGCGGTGTAAGCCGCAATACCGTTTTTCGCCGGCCTCACCCCTATTATGCTGCCAGCGCATCCGGCTGCTATGTGACCGACATCGAAGGTGTGTCCCGCATCGATTTTGCAAACAACATGGCCTCTCTGATTCACGGTCATGCCCATCCGGAAATCAACAAGGCTGTTACGGAACAGCTTCAGAGAGGAACGGCCTACACGATGGCAACAACGCCGGAGATAGCCTTTGCCCAGCTGCTCAACAAGCGCATACCGTCATTTGAAAAAATACGGTTTGTGAACTCCGGAACGGAAGCGGTCATGACCCTGATCAAAGCGGCCCGCGCTTATACCGGCAGGGAAAAAATCGCAAAAGCCGAAGGCGCTTATCATGGCAGCTACGACTATGCCGAGGTCAGTCAGACATCCAATCCGTCCAACTGGGGAGATCCGGACCAGCCCAACTCTGTTCCGGTGGCCAATGCCACGCCGCAATCCGTGCTGGACAATGTTGTCGTGTATCCCTACAACGACCTGGAAAGGACTCTCGCCATTCTGGACAATCATGCCGGTGACATTGCCTGTGTGCTTGTTGATCCGGTTCCGCACAGGGTCGGGCTGTTCCCCGGCACGCAGAAATTTATTGCCGGTTTGTACGACTGGACTCGTGAAAACGGCGCTTTGCTGGCTTTCGATGAGGTTGTGACCCTGCGCGTGAATTATGGCGGGGCCCAGGCAGACTATCCTGACAAACCGGATCTGACCGCAACCGGAAAAATCATAGGCGGCGGATTTCCGGTCGGAGCCGTAGCCGGCCGCTCGGATGTCATGCGTGTACTTGATCCGCGTGAGTCCAGGCTTTTGTTCCCGCATTCCGGAACATTTTCGGCAAATCCTGTTACGATGACGGCAGGCTATGCCGCCATGAGCTTGTTCGATGAGAAAGCGGTAGAGCGGATCAACGACCTGGCCGGAATGGCTGTCGGTCAAATCAACGAGGCTGTTTCTGTGGCTGACGTACCGGTTTCAGTGACCGGTGCGGGATCGATGTTCCGCATCCACCTGAAAGAAAGTTCGCCGGAGTCCTACCGTGAGGCCTATCAGCCGGCTGAAGAGACAGCGCTGATCAAGGAGCTACTGGATTATCTGTATATGCAGGAGCAGATCATGATGATCAACACCTGTACCTGCATGCTTTCCACCGCCATTACAGAGGATGAGATCGTGCGGCTGTCCGAAGCCATGCTCAACGGTTTCCGGCACATCAAACCGGGGCTGGACAAGTTGCATGACAAACAAGCTGCACCGAAGCATGCATAA
- the pcaF gene encoding 3-oxoadipyl-CoA thiolase: MSEAYICDAIRTPVGKYGGSLSSVRADDLAAIPIRAIMDRNPGIDPHDISDVIMGCANQAGEDNRNVARMALLLAGLPETVSGVTVNRLCGSGMEAVGAAARVVRCGEADLVVAGGVESMSRSPFVVGKAETAFSRSMSMQDTTIGWRFVNKKMQELYGTESMMETAENIADEHGISREDQDAFAHWSQVKTAEAQNDGLLADEIVPVIIPRRKGDPVTVSRDEHPRLSSPEKLASLKPVVHKNGTITAANASGVNDGAAALLVASENAVRKYGLKPVARIAGMATAGVLPRIMGMGPVPATEKLCRRLDMNLARFDIIELNEAFAAQALGCTRAMGLSDNDERINPRGGAIALGHPLGMSGARLITTAFHQLQTGDARNALCTMCIGVGQGISMAIGKATGQEF, translated from the coding sequence ATGAGCGAAGCGTATATTTGTGATGCCATCCGGACACCCGTCGGCAAATACGGCGGCAGCCTGTCCTCTGTCCGGGCCGATGACCTGGCCGCCATACCCATCAGGGCCATCATGGACCGCAACCCGGGAATTGACCCGCATGATATCAGTGATGTGATTATGGGCTGTGCCAATCAGGCCGGTGAGGACAACCGGAATGTAGCCAGGATGGCGCTGCTGCTCGCAGGCCTGCCGGAAACCGTCTCCGGAGTCACAGTCAACCGTCTTTGCGGATCCGGAATGGAGGCTGTCGGCGCAGCGGCACGGGTGGTCAGATGCGGGGAGGCGGACCTCGTTGTGGCAGGCGGTGTGGAAAGCATGTCCCGGTCGCCATTTGTCGTCGGCAAAGCAGAAACTGCGTTTTCACGCTCAATGAGCATGCAGGATACCACGATCGGATGGCGCTTTGTAAACAAAAAGATGCAGGAGCTGTACGGGACTGAGTCGATGATGGAAACAGCTGAAAATATCGCGGATGAGCATGGCATCAGCCGGGAGGATCAGGATGCTTTTGCCCACTGGAGCCAGGTAAAAACGGCCGAAGCACAAAATGACGGCCTTCTGGCCGATGAAATTGTGCCGGTGATCATCCCCCGGCGCAAGGGTGACCCGGTGACCGTAAGCAGGGACGAGCATCCGCGGTTGTCTTCTCCGGAAAAGCTGGCATCGCTCAAACCGGTGGTTCATAAAAACGGGACCATAACGGCTGCCAACGCATCGGGTGTGAATGACGGTGCCGCCGCGCTGCTTGTTGCGTCGGAAAACGCTGTCCGGAAATACGGCCTGAAACCTGTCGCCCGCATTGCAGGTATGGCCACGGCGGGCGTGCTGCCGCGCATTATGGGAATGGGGCCGGTACCTGCCACAGAAAAGTTGTGCAGGAGGCTGGATATGAACCTGGCCCGGTTTGATATTATTGAACTGAATGAAGCTTTTGCGGCGCAGGCTCTGGGCTGTACGAGGGCCATGGGGCTTTCTGACAATGATGAGCGCATTAATCCCCGCGGCGGGGCGATCGCGCTCGGACATCCGTTAGGCATGAGCGGTGCCAGGCTGATCACCACCGCCTTCCATCAGCTTCAGACCGGAGATGCACGAAACGCACTGTGCACCATGTGCATAGGAGTCGGTCAGGGAATCAGCATGGCAATCGGGAAAGCTACTGGACAGGAATTTTAA
- a CDS encoding 3-oxoacid CoA-transferase subunit A has protein sequence MINKIVSTPAEAVSTVKDGSVVMISGFGEAGSPIELIHALIDHGARDLTVISNNTGSGHVGLAALIENRQVAKMICSFPRTANSRVFPELYKNGEIELELVPQGTLAERIRAGGAGIPAFYTPASVDTPLGEGKEERVFDGQKYVMEYALSADYALVKCQTADRYGNLLYNKTARNFGPVMCTAAETSIVQSRNIVQAGDIDPETVVTPGIFVDSVVEVADPADESKLVAEDRRYPW, from the coding sequence ATGATCAATAAAATTGTCTCTACCCCGGCTGAAGCAGTCAGCACAGTAAAAGACGGTTCTGTGGTAATGATCAGCGGCTTTGGTGAGGCCGGCAGTCCCATTGAACTGATACACGCCCTTATTGACCACGGTGCCCGGGACCTCACTGTAATCAGCAACAACACCGGCAGCGGCCATGTCGGACTCGCAGCCCTGATTGAAAACCGTCAGGTTGCCAAAATGATCTGCTCCTTTCCACGGACAGCCAATTCACGGGTATTTCCCGAGCTCTACAAAAACGGGGAAATAGAACTGGAGCTTGTCCCTCAGGGCACACTGGCCGAGAGGATCAGGGCCGGTGGCGCGGGCATCCCCGCCTTTTACACCCCTGCATCCGTGGATACACCTTTGGGTGAAGGCAAAGAAGAGCGGGTATTCGACGGGCAGAAATATGTTATGGAATATGCCCTGAGTGCCGATTACGCACTTGTCAAATGCCAGACTGCCGACCGCTACGGGAACCTTCTTTACAACAAAACAGCAAGAAATTTCGGGCCGGTCATGTGCACCGCTGCTGAAACATCCATAGTTCAAAGCCGGAACATCGTTCAGGCGGGTGATATTGACCCTGAAACCGTTGTCACCCCCGGCATTTTTGTTGACAGCGTGGTGGAAGTTGCCGATCCGGCCGATGAATCCAAACTTGTAGCCGAAGACAGGAGATATCCATGGTAA
- a CDS encoding stealth family protein, translating into MADFQEGSQQTDAVITWVDGNDQAHREKREKAEASQCGLSSEPVKTGQDATRFLDNKELVYCINSIRLFAPWIRKIFLVTDNQKPDFLTPELQKTCNLEIVDHKVIFESYEWALPTFNSRTVETALWRIPGLAPRFIYFNDDFFLAGKTVPGHFFTDDGVVLRGSWDKMHSYGPLRMKLNDAGTFFSKKILGITRSMNLLLQIRSARLAGFTDKYFRTPHIPHPIRTETLKKFFETHPRPFEENIRYQFRNTAQFSSVYLAHHLEIASGHAELRDASDFVMLNGEMDFGFTLRRKLRLIRNQDVRFACLHGFESFSRKHREEIRQTLGNHIDGPVSLNGSDRAGAP; encoded by the coding sequence ATGGCAGATTTTCAGGAAGGATCACAGCAGACAGACGCGGTTATTACGTGGGTCGACGGGAACGACCAGGCGCACCGGGAAAAACGGGAAAAGGCAGAGGCATCGCAATGCGGCTTGTCATCAGAGCCGGTAAAAACCGGACAGGATGCGACCCGATTTCTTGACAACAAAGAGCTGGTCTATTGCATCAACTCCATCCGGCTCTTTGCCCCCTGGATCCGGAAGATTTTTCTTGTGACGGATAATCAGAAACCGGACTTCCTTACACCGGAGCTTCAGAAAACATGCAATCTGGAGATTGTTGACCACAAAGTGATTTTTGAATCATACGAATGGGCATTGCCGACGTTCAATTCGCGTACAGTTGAAACTGCGCTCTGGCGAATTCCCGGACTGGCACCGCGCTTTATTTATTTCAACGATGATTTTTTCCTGGCCGGCAAAACCGTACCCGGGCACTTTTTCACCGATGACGGGGTGGTTTTGCGCGGGAGCTGGGACAAGATGCACAGCTACGGTCCCCTCAGAATGAAGCTGAACGATGCCGGCACGTTTTTTTCAAAAAAAATCCTCGGGATCACCAGGTCGATGAATCTTCTTCTGCAGATCCGGTCTGCCCGCCTTGCAGGGTTCACCGACAAGTACTTCAGAACCCCGCACATCCCCCACCCCATCCGTACAGAGACACTGAAAAAATTTTTTGAAACGCATCCCCGCCCTTTCGAGGAAAACATCCGATACCAGTTCAGAAACACGGCCCAGTTTTCATCGGTATATCTGGCGCATCATCTGGAAATCGCCTCTGGTCACGCGGAGTTGAGGGATGCTTCGGACTTTGTGATGCTCAACGGTGAAATGGACTTCGGATTTACCCTGCGCCGCAAGCTGCGTCTGATCCGCAATCAGGATGTGCGTTTTGCCTGTTTGCATGGATTTGAGAGTTTCAGCAGGAAGCACCGTGAGGAGATCCGGCAGACACTTGGCAATCATATTGACGGGCCCGTCAGTTTGAACGGATCTGATCGGGCCGGCGCACCCTGA
- a CDS encoding NAD(P)/FAD-dependent oxidoreductase gives MFYSDVLIAGAGAAGLTAAIFAAQSGSAPGSGFGTQTGKICDEDSGSHPEITLLERTNQPGRKILMSGGTRCNVLPVEATKDDFITESSPNRLRNVFKSWSVEGCHEWFSSEIGLDMACEKASNKWFPKSNSAKEVRDLLVKRARKLGVTIRTSSSVTDISRTGEYWKITTASGETHIAPKVILATGGMSIPRTGTDGTGHSIMQQLGHSLHEPYPALTPLKGPHPGREPLPGVSLDVDIVPEARQSSTFGSRRSGFLFTHDGYSGPAVLDVSHVAVKALADDPSGYKAALRVNWADKGADWWREQLQGSLTTSGLLAKYLPRRLADNLLEEAGLQKLKTAQLTKKQRNLMISMLTEYRLVPTGHAGFSKAEVTGGGVPIDEINPATMESRILPGIYLCGEILDVFGRIGGFNFYWAWVSGRLAGRYAVTS, from the coding sequence ATGTTCTATTCCGATGTACTTATTGCCGGAGCCGGGGCCGCAGGACTGACGGCCGCGATTTTTGCCGCGCAATCCGGTTCCGCTCCGGGTTCCGGGTTCGGCACACAAACAGGCAAAATTTGCGATGAAGACTCCGGTTCTCATCCTGAAATTACGCTGCTTGAACGGACAAACCAGCCCGGCCGCAAAATTTTGATGTCCGGAGGAACCCGCTGCAATGTCCTCCCTGTAGAGGCGACCAAAGATGATTTTATCACCGAATCTTCGCCGAATCGCCTGCGTAATGTCTTCAAATCATGGTCGGTTGAAGGCTGCCATGAGTGGTTTTCATCGGAAATCGGGCTTGATATGGCATGTGAGAAGGCATCCAACAAATGGTTTCCCAAAAGCAATTCTGCAAAGGAAGTACGGGATCTTCTGGTGAAACGCGCCCGGAAACTGGGGGTAACGATACGAACATCGTCGTCAGTCACGGACATCAGCCGGACCGGTGAGTACTGGAAGATAACCACCGCTTCCGGAGAAACGCACATAGCGCCAAAGGTAATTCTGGCCACCGGCGGAATGTCTATCCCGCGTACCGGAACGGATGGAACCGGCCACTCCATCATGCAGCAGCTGGGACATTCGCTGCATGAGCCGTATCCGGCGCTGACGCCACTCAAGGGACCGCATCCCGGACGGGAGCCCCTGCCCGGCGTATCGCTTGACGTTGACATTGTTCCTGAAGCCAGACAGTCAAGCACCTTCGGCTCGCGGCGCAGCGGTTTTCTTTTTACCCATGACGGATACAGCGGGCCGGCCGTGCTCGATGTGTCACATGTGGCAGTTAAGGCACTGGCTGATGATCCATCCGGATATAAGGCGGCCCTGCGTGTCAACTGGGCAGACAAGGGCGCGGACTGGTGGCGGGAACAGCTTCAGGGCAGCTTGACGACCAGCGGGCTTCTTGCAAAATACCTCCCCAGAAGACTTGCAGACAATCTGCTGGAAGAAGCCGGCCTTCAAAAGCTGAAAACCGCTCAGCTCACCAAAAAACAGCGCAATCTTATGATCAGCATGCTGACCGAATACAGGCTTGTTCCGACCGGGCATGCCGGATTCAGCAAAGCCGAAGTTACGGGAGGCGGTGTTCCAATCGATGAAATCAATCCGGCCACAATGGAGTCGCGGATCCTTCCCGGAATTTATCTCTGCGGTGAGATCCTTGATGTGTTCGGCAGAATCGGCGGCTTTAATTTTTACTGGGCATGGGTAAGCGGCCGGCTGGCCGGAAGATATGCGGTTACTTCCTGA